The Stappia sp. genome window below encodes:
- a CDS encoding phosphopentomutase: MARAILCVLDSFGIGGAPDAESFGDAGANTLGHIAAACAAREADRAGLRAGPLALPNMVRLGLARAGELASGTAPAGLDTGVAPQGIWGAASETSRGKDTPSGHWEIAGVPVAFDWGYFPDTVPAFPPDLVAAIVEKGDLPGILGDCHASGTVIVAELGAEHIRTGKPICYTSADSVFQIAAHEDHFGLERLYALCEIVRELVDPLNIGRVIARPFTGETAETFTRTANRRDYSVLPPEPTLLDRAVAAGRRTWTIGKIADIFAHQGVSEILKGAGNDALFDKTLEAIDRAGDGDLVFANFIDFDSLYGHRRDVAGYAAALEAFDRRLPEMLDRLAPDDLLLLTADHGCDPTWRGTDHTRERVPVIGTGAGFGPGLAATGIGVRETFADIGETLAAHLGLAKGRHGTSFL, translated from the coding sequence ATGGCTCGCGCAATCCTGTGCGTACTCGACAGTTTCGGCATCGGCGGGGCGCCGGACGCGGAAAGCTTCGGCGACGCGGGTGCCAATACGCTCGGCCATATCGCCGCCGCCTGCGCTGCCCGAGAGGCCGACCGTGCGGGCCTGCGCGCCGGGCCGCTGGCGCTGCCGAACATGGTACGCCTCGGCCTTGCCCGTGCCGGTGAACTGGCCAGCGGCACGGCGCCGGCGGGGCTCGATACCGGGGTGGCGCCGCAAGGCATCTGGGGCGCGGCCAGCGAAACCTCGCGCGGCAAGGACACGCCGTCCGGGCATTGGGAGATCGCCGGCGTTCCGGTCGCCTTCGACTGGGGCTATTTCCCCGACACGGTGCCCGCCTTTCCGCCGGACCTCGTGGCGGCCATCGTCGAGAAAGGCGATCTGCCCGGCATTCTCGGCGACTGTCACGCCTCGGGCACGGTAATCGTGGCGGAGCTCGGCGCCGAGCACATCCGCACCGGCAAGCCGATCTGCTATACGAGCGCCGATTCCGTTTTCCAGATCGCGGCGCATGAGGATCACTTCGGGCTCGAGCGGCTCTATGCCCTGTGCGAGATCGTGCGCGAGCTGGTCGACCCGCTCAACATCGGCCGGGTGATCGCCCGCCCCTTCACCGGCGAGACGGCGGAGACCTTCACCCGCACCGCCAACCGGCGCGACTATTCGGTGCTGCCGCCCGAACCGACCCTGCTCGACCGGGCCGTGGCGGCCGGGCGCAGGACCTGGACCATCGGCAAGATCGCCGACATCTTCGCCCATCAGGGCGTGTCGGAAATCCTCAAGGGCGCGGGCAACGACGCGCTCTTCGACAAGACGCTGGAGGCCATCGACCGGGCCGGCGACGGCGATCTCGTCTTTGCCAATTTCATCGACTTCGACAGTCTCTACGGCCACCGCCGGGATGTCGCCGGCTATGCGGCCGCACTCGAAGCCTTCGACCGCCGCCTGCCGGAAATGCTCGACCGGCTCGCGCCGGACGACCTGCTGCTGCTCACCGCCGATCACGGCTGCGACCCGACCTGGCGGGGCACGGACCACACCCGCGAGCGCGTGCCGGTGATCGGAACCGGTGCCGGATTTGGTCCCGGATTGGCGGCGACGGGCATCGGCGTGCGGGAGACCTTCGCCGACATCGGCGAGACGCTGGCCGCGCATCTCGGTCTGGCGAAGGGCCGCCACGGCACATCGTTTCTGTGA